A single genomic interval of Methanorbis rubei harbors:
- a CDS encoding inorganic phosphate transporter, whose protein sequence is MDANTIIIILGIIIALAFNFSNGRNDASNTIATVIATRALVPRTAIIIASICCLAGPFIFSTAVAKTIGKGIIDPGIFTPVLLFIGLIGAVLWVNSCSQYGIPVSSSHALVGGLIGVGLAAGGVSAVFWPDPTMTTWTIIYIAAGALVGGLIMALVAFLAHDKIKTFVILGACAGAIIAIPLLMILDLFVIKGLLAILLFICVSPALGLIVSYFFTTLVTKVMANTRHPSKMNKWFQRAQIVGAGFQAMSLGGNDAQNAMGIIMAILIAAGIIAADGELPLWVIILSAVAISLGILSGGWKVIKKMGTGITKIQPYQGFSASMSGGLVLSFMTMFGVPVSTTHVATGTIMGTGVTRGTGAVKWGAVRQMITAWVLTIPAAAAVSGICYVVAQAIFGF, encoded by the coding sequence ATGGATGCAAACACCATCATCATCATTCTCGGCATCATAATTGCACTCGCGTTCAACTTTTCCAATGGAAGAAACGACGCGTCAAACACGATAGCCACCGTCATCGCAACCCGTGCACTTGTTCCACGAACCGCGATTATTATCGCGTCAATTTGTTGTCTTGCGGGTCCTTTTATTTTCTCAACCGCTGTTGCAAAAACTATCGGCAAGGGAATTATTGACCCGGGAATTTTCACACCTGTTTTACTTTTCATCGGACTTATCGGAGCAGTGCTCTGGGTTAACTCCTGCTCGCAGTACGGCATTCCTGTCTCTTCATCCCATGCGCTCGTCGGCGGACTGATCGGTGTAGGTCTCGCCGCAGGCGGAGTGTCTGCAGTGTTCTGGCCTGACCCGACCATGACCACATGGACGATCATCTACATTGCCGCAGGCGCTCTGGTCGGCGGACTTATCATGGCGCTCGTCGCCTTCCTCGCCCATGATAAGATCAAAACTTTTGTCATCCTCGGTGCATGCGCTGGCGCGATTATTGCAATACCGCTGCTTATGATCCTTGACTTGTTCGTGATCAAAGGTCTGCTTGCAATCCTTCTCTTCATCTGTGTCTCTCCGGCGCTCGGTCTGATCGTGTCCTACTTTTTCACGACCCTCGTCACCAAAGTCATGGCAAACACCCGTCATCCTTCCAAGATGAACAAATGGTTCCAACGTGCTCAGATTGTCGGTGCAGGATTTCAGGCAATGAGTCTTGGGGGCAACGATGCCCAGAATGCCATGGGTATCATCATGGCAATTCTGATCGCGGCAGGCATCATTGCCGCGGACGGCGAGCTGCCGTTATGGGTTATTATACTCTCGGCTGTTGCAATCTCTCTTGGTATTCTCTCCGGCGGATGGAAGGTTATCAAAAAAATGGGTACCGGTATCACCAAAATTCAGCCCTATCAGGGATTTTCGGCATCAATGTCCGGCGGTCTTGTGCTGTCATTTATGACCATGTTCGGTGTTCCGGTCTCAACCACGCATGTTGCGACAGGAACCATCATGGGAACCGGCGTGACCCGCGGAACCGGCGCGGTAAAATGGGGAGCGGTCCGTCAGATGATAACGGCATGGGTTCTGACCATTCCTGCGGCGGCAGCGGTTTCTGGAATATGTTATGTTGTGGCTCAGGCAATCTTCGGATTTTAA